A window from Drosophila miranda strain MSH22 chromosome Y unlocalized genomic scaffold, D.miranda_PacBio2.1 Contig_Y2_pilon, whole genome shotgun sequence encodes these proteins:
- the LOC117193359 gene encoding V-type proton ATPase subunit F 1-like, with amino-acid sequence MALHSAIKGKLISVIGDEDTCVGFLLGGVGEINKNRHPNFMVVDKNTPVSELEDCCKRFLKRDDIDIIFINQNCAELIRHVIDAHTSPVPAVLEIPSKDHPYDASKDSILRRARGMFNPEDLVR; translated from the coding sequence ATGGCTCTACACTCTGCAATCAAAGGAAAGCTGATCTCTGTCATCGGCGATGAGGACACTTGCGTGGGATTCCTACTGGGTGGCGTGGGCGAGATAAACAAAAATCGCCACCCCAATTTCATGGTCGTGGACAAGAACACTCCCGTAAGCGAGTTGGAGGACTGCTGCAAGAGGTTCCTGAAGCGCGACGACATCGACATCATCTTTATTAACCAGAACTGCGCCGAGCTCATTCGCCATGTCATCGATGCCCACACTTCGCCAGTGCCAGCCGTCCTGGAGATTCCATCGAAGGACCACCCTTACGACGCCAGCAAGGATTCGATTTTGAGGCGTGCCCGTGGCATGTTCAACCCCGAGGATCTAGTGCGTTAA